atatgggtagactcgtgagcgaatgggtttttcagttttgtgatttttatctataaggccccgtgaatttcctactcagaaccccgaattccatggtgccaagttaggatcatgcGTTAGAGAGTCGCCAAAATTCTTACTCGGATGTTCGCcgtagagatttggagttcaagaAGATGATTgagtatttttgaaggtttcccctatgaagggtattatgcgtttggaaagaagggaaaattgagtccgaggtatgtaggaccatacagaatcattcagaggattggtcaggtggcatacaagctcgagctgccacccgaaaTGTCATTAGTACACTCGgtctttcatgtgtccatgttgaggaaggtagtgggagatccgtccactattgtgccagttgaaactataAAGGTAAATTAAGAACTATtatatgaagaagttccagttgccattcttgataggcaggttcggaaattgagaaataaggaaattgcatccgtgaaagtattatggcggaaccagcaagttgaggaagccacttgggaagccgaggatgaaatgaaaaggaagtatccacatttgtttgaatagtcatgtaatagcttttatgcatttagcTCCTATGAGCTCTTATCTTTAAACTTGATCTATGTAAAATTGTCCCCTTTTTGGTAAAATGTTGCCTATACGGCCATGATGAATGACTGTACAAGTTATGTTACGTTTATGAAATATGgttatgctgttaggatatgttctggggctctctgacaggtggataaggcctagatacaaaggaaactctggtgTAATTTTCGGAAATATAGGGAGTTAGCTAAATTTTGGGGACTGGCAACATATTTCAGGTTATAAAGAACAGAAGATTGCACTAAGACTGTTAATaggtgaaccttgatcctcattcgaggatgaatctcgtggtgccaagttaggatcaaGCGTTAGAGATGCGTAAAATCGCCGCGGTTCGGACCTTTTTGGACTGATCTATGATataaaaattcaagaaataatgttttccagaaaatgcgattctgcggtcgagaatgcggtcgcatatcaggtatgcggaccgcataattaccgcaaagtgagtcagtgtgttggtcaaatttgaggtcACCTATGCAATCGCATtaccgatatgcggaccgcatagtcatcgcacatttcccttgggattttttgaggggcagttctgcggtgcattatgtgaccgcaaaacgggtatgcggaccacatttctgccgcatacccaggtagtgtgttcagattttgggagcgcttttgcggtccattctacgggccgcatttccactttgcgattgcaaatgcgatcgcagacctgactcggggctccaattttctaaatttttaacCCGACCCTTTATCGATATATTCGGtgttatagctcattttgagcatatttcctgATGCTTTTCGAGGGAGAGAGAGGGTCTTAgagagggaagtgcttcccatcaaattactccatgaaaccttgccaaatctttgaagataatcaagtgagggcacttaaatcttcatcccaagaggtaagacttcattaCCTCAGCTCTTATTCTATGCTTAGAAATAAGGGATCACAagtgaagtaattcatgggtataagaatgaatatcttgcatgcatatcacaccatagaatattgggaggtagtgaactaaaaaggaaagcaattggggtataaaatgatagaaacttctctcaaaagggcctaagatcacaatgcacctttagtgtttgatagtatgctcaaaataagctagaatctcaatctcgtctcAAATGCTCaatttaatttgtaattcttacacaatagatcgaagtgctaaaagttccggaattttgtaaggaataaggaaagctttattgaggtatgtatggctaaaaccccgtcttttagaaattgagatttatcggtgtttgtgtgaatatggtaagattaaagttgaattgttgcatttCTTGTTGTTTTACATGAGTGGGTGTTGTAACCTTATGTTAGTGAAAAATGTGTCCCAACATAATCAACTTGTTATCTTGACAGCTTGAAAAGGGCAAAGGTATGAATTATGAATTGGAAATGTTTAGACCTTAAATTTAGTTTGCAGCTGAATATGTTGTGCTATCTACGTGAAATCTTATCTATGTTTacaatttaaattgctcttgtgtgcacctatTGTCCTAACTGGCAAAGCTAATATTGAAAATTGGGAACAATGTAAAATGCGGCCTAGTGCCAAGAATGATTTGATAAgtcgtggccccaagtgcctatgggATGATATATGAGAAATGAATTGATTTatgagaagggaacaatgccttgatgaggcgacctagccgatcgggtcgagatcggactccgctcaagatagcggtggtattgtgaataaataatgaatagtgtgaaatgccccaaactaaaagctatgggaaaatgatgtgaaagttgtatgattcttttatttgataatgtggtgatcgtttaaagttttgagttatacttgtgatttctaattcttgtatgaaagttctttctaatttgatggtgtttagttatacatactagtgctattcgatggcactaatgtccctttttccgggggcgctacattttttaaatgaatgtaagTGGCTCCATAGAGGATAGTGCCGGTCGTGTGTAGCAGAGCATCCCTCTTCTcaagatcttggtgagcccctttatCCTTCAAGGGGCTATATTGTATATCTTTGTATTGTGCACTTTcccttttgaggtatagccggggccttgttgccggcgttgtcaaactcatcttttgtatcctagaggctctgttgacatatgtgtgggttatgtactggCGTTGGATGAGTCTACGAACTATGATGTAATTCAAATTCTCATTTTGCTaaagtgtaattgtatgtaatCTTGGGAACTTAATTACGGATtaatgttgtgatttaaaatgaactaacTTTGTAGAATGCACTATCTTTCCTCGTTTAAGAAAatgaatgaaagcatggtttccttattcgtatcgagttgggtaggaagtggttgataaggcttgctcagttgggtttactcgattgagtgccggtcgcgcctcccgaggttggggcatggTAAACTTGGTATCAGAACCTAAGATTTTAGAGTGTCCTAGGAAGTCTCGGAGCCGTTTCtggtagagtccttcttatcggtgtgaagtcgaccacatctataagttggggGCTCTTTGGgaatttaggaataacacccttctttgatattctggatcgtgcGGTGAAACTGTTCCCTCTTTAATTAAGTGCGTTGCTCTATTTTCAGAatatggcacctaagaagaaagcgagaattggCCAGGAAGCCAATGCTAATGCCACCTCAGGAATGGCTGATGATTCCCTGCTTGTTGATGTTGGTTAGGGTAGCCACCCTGCTATTGCTCTACTAGATTCTTCTACTTCGGAGCAGACTACCCCAATTCTTACACCTGTGGAGGGTACCATTATCCCTCTCGTTGATACCTCTGTCCCACCTCCAGCTCCAGTCTCCGGTTCTGGTATTTATGACGGGGATCATAGGGGAGCCATTCAGATGTTGacccagctagtggcctctcaggcccagaggtcaaatgttgcgcccagttcatccagccagcaaggggattctactagttctagggtgaacagatttcttcagttagaccctcTAGTGTTTACGGGTGCCAATCCATAAGAAGACCCTCAAGATTTTATTAAtagatgcacaagaccctcagggttatgcgtgcgactgagacagagggagtagagttggctgcctaccgtctgaaaggggtggcctattcatggtttgagttgtgggaagatTCCCGTGGGGAGGGGAGCTCTCCGGCGAGGTGGAGCGAGTTTGCTGATGCCTTCATTGATCAATTCCTGCCCGCTGAGACAAGGGCAGCCCGGGCAGCAGAATTTTAGAATTTGAGGCAAGGTAACAAAAGCGTGTGGgggtaccacatggagtttgctcgcTTGTCCAAGTATTCCATtcatatgttgcccacaatggaagGGTGCGTTGGTTTGTTCAGGGCTTTAATTCTTTAACaattaatgaggcttctacggCTGCATTGAATTCcgacatgaattatgggaagatggtagcATTTGCTTAGGCCACAGAGAACCGTAAATTAAAGAACaaaatggagagagagggtaacaaCAAGGCCCGGTCTACAGGCAACATGAgagagtcactaggtgggggaagatcaGCTTTCAGGGGAGGATCATCAGAGACTTTCCAGTCTCTTGCACAGTCTTCAGCTAGTGCACCGCCATCAAGGCCCATCCAGTAGCAGTGGAGTCGTTTCAAGCTCAGTCAGGGCAACAGGGGATCCCATCAGTGGGGTTTATCAGGAGGGAGGTTCCAGCAACAACAGAGGTCCCCGTGCCGTAGGTGCGGGAAGATGCACTAAGGAATTTGCTATATGGAGTTACCTAtatgctatggatgtgggatgaggggtCATTGAGAGGCATTGTCGTGTACCCCACCAGGGAGCATGTAGGGGCACAACTCAGCCACACGGTCCAACAGCTGCTACATCCTTAGCCCCCTCTCCAGCTCGAGGTACCCCAACACCCGTAGGGcgtggtgcagctaggggtggtgcgcAGAGTTTAGGAGGACCCAACCGGTTTTATGCCATGAGTGGTCGCCAGACTGCTGAGGCTTCTCCGATGTTGTTACAGGTTttctgactgtccaatctcatatgtgtatgcacttattaaccctggttccaccttgtcctatgttaccccttttgttgctatgggATCGGGATAAAGCCAGATCAGCTTCATAAGCCCTTTTTGGTGTCTACCTTAGTTGGTGAGTCTATTACAGTTGCTCAAGTTTATAGGGGATGTTGTTACGGTACGGGGTAGGGATATCGCGGCCGATCTTATTGAGTTAgggatggtcgactttgatgtaataatgggaatggattggctttattcatacTTTGCCAAACTTGCTTGTCGGACTAGAACCATTAGacttgaatttcctaatgagaccattattgaatggaagggagataatgtagtacctagaggtcggtttatttcttaccttaaggtcgtgaagatgatcaagaaggggtgtatctatcatctAATTCGGGTCACGGACACCAATGCAGAGGCGCTTAGCCTTGAGTCTGTACCAGTGGTGAATGAATTTCCGGACGTCTTTCCAGATGAACTCCCTGGGATTCCACCGAACaaggagattgattttgggatcgatgtgataCCAGGCACGCAACCTATATCcattccaccttacagaatggcaccgacagaattgaaagagctaaaggagcaattgaaggatttgctagagAAGGGTTTCATCCGTCCGAGTGTGTCGCCATGGGGTGCACCGGTCTTGTTTttttgtaagaaagaaagatggatcgctgcggatgtgtattgactaccggcaactcaacaaggtcacaatcaaaaacAAATACCCTTTGCCAAGaatagatgatttatttgatcaattgcaaggtactacatgtttctcaaagattgacttgtggtctgggtaccatcaattgaagataagggaggaGAATATTCCAAAATCAGCCTTCAGAACttggtatgggcactttgaattatggtaatgtcttttgggctaacaaatggcccggcagctttcatggatcttacgaatcgagtcttcaagccctttctagactcctttgtgatagtttttattgatgatatcctcgtatattcccgaagtcgggagtACCATGCTGCCCATCTCAGGGCAGTTTtgcagactcttcagcaacatcaattgtatgcaaaattttcgaaatgtgaATTCTTGCTTGAATCTGTCGTGTTCTTGGGACATGTCATTTCCAGGGAAGGAGTTCTAGTCGATCCTTAAAAGATTGCAGCaatgaagaattggcctagacctaccactccaactgAGATTGGCAGTTTCTTAGGCTTGGCCAGGTACTACAagaggtttgtggaggggttttctactcttgcctctccattgactaaattgacgcagaaagcagttaaattccaatggtttgatgcttgtgaaaagagtttccaagaattgaagTCAAGATTGACAACAACACCGGTGTTAACCCTACTAGAGGGTACAGAGGGGTTTATAGtacattgtgatgcttcgagagtcgggcatgggtgtgtgttaatgcaacatagcaaggttatagcctatgtttctaggcaactcaagaatcatgagaagaactatccaacccatgacttagagctggcaacagtggtgtttgcactaaagatttggcgacattatttgtatgggtccatgtggatgtatttacggatcataagagccttcaatatattttcaagcagaaagagttaaATCTGAGGCAAATacgatggctagagttactcaaggactatgacattgatattctctatcacccgggaaaggctaatgttgtggcagataCACTTAGTCGAAAATCCATGGGAAGTTTAGCTCATTTAGAGGCTCATTAGAGGtcgttggccagggaggttcaccagttggctagtttgggagttcgccttgcggactctaatgaaggaggggtaattgtgagaatagggctgaatcatgCTTGTGGCAgaggtgaaagagaagcaattcgTGGATCAGTTGTTAGCACAACTAAAAGAGGGGATTCTCAAACACAAAATGacaactttttcctttggcatgaatgCCCTATGGTACCaaggccgcctatgtgttcctaatattaACGGTtttcgggaaaggatcatggcagaagctcacacttcaaGGTATTCCGTGCACCCTTGTTCCACAAAAATGTATCACGATCTCAaagaaatttattggtggaataacatgaagaaagatgtggcagactttgtggcaaaatgtccgaaTTGTCAGTAAGTAAAGACCGAACACCAAAGGCCCagtggattggctcaaagcatagaaattccaatatagaaatgggagatgatcaacatggattttgtggtagggttaccacgcactccgcgcaagttcgactcaatttgggtgattgttgatcaACTCACAAAGTtagcgcacttcttgccagtcaaaTCTACCGACACAACAGAAtggtatgctcagttgtatatcaaagaaatagtcaggttacatggcactctagtctcaatcatttcagatcgtgGGGCTTAGTTCAcaaccaacttttggaagaagttTCAGCAAGGTTTTAGGTACACAGGTAAATTTTAGCACAGCTCGTCCATAAACAGATGGTCAAGTAGAACAGACTATTCAAACACTTCAAGACATGTTGCACGTTTGTACTCTCtatttcaagggtagttgggatgaccatttgccactcatagagtttgcttacaataatagcttccatgctagtatccaaatggcaccattcgaggcactgtatggtaggagatgtaggtctcccattgggtggttcgatgttggagaagcggaattgatagggccaaacctcgtgcatcaggccatggagaaagtcaatatcattaaagagaggttgaaaactgctcagagtcgccaaaattCTTACTCGGATgttcgtcgcagagatttggagttcaaagaagatgattgggtatttttgaaggtgtcccctatgaagggtatcatgcgatttggaaagaagggaaaattgagtctgaggtatgtaggaccatacagaatcattcagaggattggtcaggtggcatacaagctcgagctgccacccgaaaTGTCATTAGTACACCCGGTCTTTCATGTGTCCATATTgaggaaggtagtgggagatccgtacactattgtgccagttgaaactattgaggtaaatgaagaactgtcatatgaagaagttccagttgccattcttgataggcatgttcggaaattgagaaataaggaaattgcatccgtgaaagtattatggcgcaaccagcaagttgaggaagccacttgggaagctgaGGATGAAATGAATAGAAAGtatccacatttgtttgaatagtcatgtaatagcttttatgcatttagcTCATATGCGCTCTTATCTTTAGACTTGATCTATGTAAAATTGTCCCCTTTTTGGTAAAATGTTGCTTATACGACCATGGTGGATGACTGTACAAGTTATGTTACGTTTATGAAATATGgttatgctgttaggatatgttctggggctctctgacaggtggataaggcctagatacaaaggaaactctggcgaaattttcggaAATATAGGGAGTTAGCTAAATTTGGGAGACTGGCAACATATTTCAGGTTATAAAGAATAGAAGATTGCACTAAGACTGTTAATaggtgaaccttgatcctcattcgaggacgaatgatcttaagtgggggaggatgtaaggccccgtgaatttcctacttaaaaccccgaatcccgtggtgccaagttaggatcatgcGCGGTTCGGACCATTTTGGACTGATCTATGATATAAAAGTCaacaaataatattttccagaaaatgcgattctgcggtcgagaatgcggttgcatatcaggtatgcagaccgcataatcgccacaaagtgagtcagtgtgttggtcaaatttgacgtcaagtatgcgatcgcataaccgatatgcggaccgcatagtcatcgcacatttcccttgggattttgtagggggagttctgcggtgcattatgcgaccgcagaccgGGTATGCGGAtcgcatttctgccgcatacccaggtagtgtgttcagattttgggagcacttttgcggtccattttgcgggccacatttccactttgcgatcgcaaatgcgatcgcagacttgactcggggctccaatttccTAAATTTTTAACCCGAACCCTTATCGATATATTCGGtgttatagctcattttgagcatatttcctgatgcttttcgagagagagagagagagagagagcgtcTTAGAGAAGGAAGTGCTTtccatcaaattactccatgaaaccttgccaaatctttgaagataataAAGTGAGGGCACATAAATCtgcatcccaagaggtaagaatTTATTACCTCAGCTCTTATTCCTATGCTTAGCAACAAGGGATCACAAGTGAAGTAATTtatgggtataagaatgaatttcttgcatgcatatcgcaccatagaatattgggaggtagtgaactaaaaaggaaagcaattggggtataaaatgatagaaacttctctcaaaagggcctaagatcacaatgcacctttagtatttgatagtatgctcaaaacaagctagaatctcaatctcgtctctaattctcgatttaatttgtaattcttacacaatagatcgaacAGCTAAAAGTTCCAaaattttgtaaggaataaggaaagctttattgaggtatgtatggctaaaatcacgtcttttagaaattgagcttcatcggtgtttgtgtgaatatggtaagattaaagttgaattgttgcattgctTGTTGTTTTACATGAGTGGGTGTTGTAACCTTATGTGAGTGAAAAATGTGTCCCAACATAATCAACATGCTATCTTGACAGCTTGAAAGGAGCAAAGGTATAAATTATGAATTGGAAAtgtttagaccttaaattgagttTGCAGCTGAATATGTTGTGCTATCTACACGAAATCTTATCTATGTTTacaatttaaattgctcttgtgtgcacctatTGTCCTAACTGGCAAAGCTAATATTGAAAATTGGGAACAATGTAAAATGCGGCCTAGTGCCAAGGATGATTTGATAAgtcgtggccccaagtgcctatgggATGATATATGAGAAATGAATTGATTTatgagaagggaacaatgccttgatgaggcgacctagccgatcgggtcgagatcggactccgctcaaggtagcggtggtattgtgaataaataatgaatagtgtgaaatgccccaaactaaaagctatgggaaaatgatgtgaaagttgtatgattcttttatttgataatgtggtgatcgtttaaagttttgagttatacttgtgattttttattcttgtatgaaagttctttctaatttgatggtgtttagttatacatactagtgctattcgatggcactaacgtcccttttgccgggggtgctatattttttaaatgaatgtaggtggctccatagcggatagtgtcgGTCGTGTGTAGCGGACCATCCCTCTTCTcaagatcttggtgagcccctttatccttcaaggggctatattgtatatctttgtattgtggactttcacttttgagctatagccggggccttgttgccggcactgTCAAACTCATCTTTTGTATCCTAGAGGCATATGTGTGGGTTATATACGGGCtttggatgggtctacgaactatgatgtaattcaaattctcgttttgctaaagtgtaattgtatgtaatcttgggaacttaattacggattaattttttgatttaaaatgaactaactttgtagaatgcactatctttcctcgtctaagcaaatgaatgaaagcatgatttctttattcatatcgagttgggtaggaagtggttgataaggcttgcttagttgggtttactcgattgagcaccggtcgcgcctcccgaggttggggcgtgacattatcggattccgagacgtaggCCGGGTTTGAGCTAATTTCGAGATGTTTgtgttaatttgattatttttccttgggctttgttcctttagtgtatattgatgataatatactaattttggttagatttggcaGATTTGGAGGACGAGTCAAGAGgtaagggcatcgcgggctagaggttggaccggtttgaggtaagtaatgattgtaaaatattatcctgaaggtatgaaaccccagatttcataTCGTTTCACTTCTTTGAGGTcacacacacactagatgacgagcgtgggagtGTGCACCGTTggtgattgtgacttggtccgtcccatacgACTATTAAGCAGCGTATtcgattgaaaactatttgatacttttgtgttttggaaagtattattatgttttgagttgaatgctatatttgggtctcgtgccaattgtttggacccttaggagctttttactactattcctcacaattttgacttaatatttgtactTAGTTATGCTGTGTTTTACTTATTTCATAACTCAATTGTATTTACCTagttttgattatataaatgatattttgggctgaactgatagtccgagtggcttgtACGGCTGATGGCTGagaaaggccgagggcctgattgtgaggttgatgactaagagcggccgagggcctgattgcgagattgatgactaagagagaggccgagggcctatttgtgaagattatatatttatggatcgggctgcatgtatatatatatatatatatatatatatatatatatttatatatatatggggaTCGGGCTGTAagccgcagcgatatgttggatcgggctgcacgccgcatcgatatagcgcttgggctataggagccttTCCGGAGTCTTCataccccagtgagcgcagtcggttatatatatttatggatcgggctgcacgccgcaacgttTATTATAAGGTAcatattgagcgtgagtgctgagtgtgagcgctgattgatgagagttaaGTCTCGAGTGACTAAGAGGCTTGCCTgagggctatatatatatatgagtgatgctttgcccgaggagcttgtttttatgaaattactgttttcactcctctttatactgagtctctattgaaaatgttgaacaaatacttttaaacaactttcattgaaactggagtttttacgagatg
The Nicotiana sylvestris chromosome 11, ASM39365v2, whole genome shotgun sequence DNA segment above includes these coding regions:
- the LOC138881735 gene encoding uncharacterized protein translates to MGMDWLYSYFAKLACRTRTIRLEFPNETIIEWKGDNVVPRGRFISYLKVVKMIKKGCIYHLIRVTDTNAEALSLESVPVVNEFPDVFPDELPGIPPNKEIDFGIDVIPGTQPISIPPYRMAPTELKELKEQLKDLLEKGFIRPSVSPWGAPVLFFCKKERWIAADVY